From Bacillus sp. Marseille-P3661:
CAGTGGCTTTTCTGTTCATGCGCAAGTTGCAAGTATATTAGCTGAAACCGATATACGTTTTAAACCATTTTTTATTGCAAGAATCCTTCACGGTATCTTAGCTGCCTGCTTTGCACTATTGTTATTTAAGCCCCTTTACATCGATCTGTATACGATTAATAACAAACAAGTACTTCCTGCCTTTGCCACCGGATCACAATCATGGTTGTATGAATATTGGACGTTTTTAACACAGTACGGTGCATTCGTTACTTTAATATCTCTATATATTTATATTTTAATACTTTTGAAAAAAAATCTAAAATTCATATTAAAAACCCCTCGTTAAGAACGAGGGGTAAATTTTTCATATAGTGCTTGTTCCACAACAGGGGGAACTAGTCCGGAAACATTACCATGGTACTTGGCAGCTTCTTTAACAATACTTGAACTTAAAAAAGAGTATTGGTTATTTGTCATCATAAAGAAAGTTTCTATATTTTCTGATAGCTTGCGGTTCATTGAGGTGATTTGCATTTCATATTCAAAATCTGAAACCGCTCTCAATCCTCTTAAAATTACTTTTGCTTCTTTTTTACTTGCATAATCAATTAATAAACCGTTAAAGGATTCCACTTTTACATTTGGGATATCCTTAGTAACCTTTTCAATAAGCTCAATACGCTCTTCAACTGTAAAAAGTGGCTTTTTTGAAGAATTATTTAATACACAAACAAAAACTGTATCAAATACACTGGCACCACGTTTAATAATATCAAGATGCCCAAATGTAATAGGATCAAAACTACCTGGACACACAGCAATCCTATTCATCGTCCCCCCCCTTATCATTGCTTTTAACATAACCATAAATTGAAATAACGGTTGTATTTCCGTATATTTCTTTTCTAAAAAGTTGCAAAGAACCGATCTTATCCGGTAAATCCATTTCTGTTCCATACTCTGTTACAATAATTCCGTCACTCGTTAACATATTAGTATCATCAATCATTTTAATAATATCTTCTAATACATTTAGCTTATATGGTGGATCTAAAAAAATATGTGAAAATTGCAGATCTCGTTTAGCAATTGCTTTTAAAGCCCTTACAGCCTCATTACAATATACTTCTGTTTGATCGGTAAATCTACAAAGCTCGATATTATGTCTAATTATATCGACAGCTTTACGATCTTTGTCAACAAAAATTACCTTGTCTAAGCCACGGCTTAACCCTTCTATTCCCAGGCCACCGCTACCTCCAAATAAATCAAGTCCAAGTCCTCCGTCAAAAAACGGACCAATCATATTAAAAAGAGATTCTTTTATTTTATCTGTTGTTGGTCGAGTAGTTGTTCCTGGAACTGCTTTTAAAGGTCTTCCCTTACATGTACCTGCAATTACTCTCATTTTAATCACCTTTAACTATTTATCTTCTTATCCAAATTATATCCTACCATAAAAATACATATTTCAACAATTGAAAAGTGCATCTAAAAAATGAGGTTAGCTAAATGTATATTGGAAAAATTATTGGTCATAATGGATAGTAACAACATCGCTAAATGGTGTTGTTGCCAACCGCGGAGAAGACTTACGTTTCCCCATAAGTTCTTCCTCCGGTTTCTCCTCTCCCTTTGCCTTCTGTCCTGAAGTCATGACGGATTTTCAGGAGTTTTTGAAGGGCCCTGCTATGGCAGGGTTTTTTTTTGTACTTTCCTTAAAAACATACTTCGCTATCTTTTTTCTTATTATACCTTTACATAAGATATATGCCGTTTTCACGTTTAATAACATCTACTTTCAATAATTGCTCTAACCATTTTTCTGATATAAAAACTTCCCCATCAAATTGTTCAAGTGGCTTTTTTAATAATCCGTAATCCTCCTGATTATATATAAAGTAGGTTTTATCCAGGTAAAAACGCCAGCTGTTTCCACTTTTACTCAGTAAATATAGTTTTTCTTTTGAAAAAACAGTTAGATTAAATCCTAGCCCCTTCAGTGTTACTTCAAATGGAAAGTAAACTTCTTCATTTCTAACAACTGGTGCCCAATCGTTATTCAGTTTCCTATTTTGAAAAAATACGGATCTAGATTCAGTGTAATAGAATGGCACAAGAGGGGCAGTCTGGTTAATGTTTTTTGAAAAAAAAGTAGTGGATAAATGTGTACCAAGTTTTAAATGATGATCTAAATCTAGACTATTAACCTTTATAGCAGGTACATTTTCTTCTAATAGCCATTTACGGAATGACTCTTTAGTTTCAGAAGGTACATGTTCTAGCAATTCAACTGACATCTCATAAACCTTACTAGTTCCAACTGGACGATCAAGTATAAAAGCGGGCAGAACATCCCAAATCCATGCGATATCGTCATTATAAGGTTGCTTAAATCTTTTTATATAAACCGAAAGAATTAATTCCTCAATTTTTTTACTTTCTGTTTCCAACGGAACTACGATTAACTGGGATGAATAATATACATCATCATGAGCGGATCTTACAATCGTTAATTCAAATTGAGATGATAGCTTGTCTATTAAGTTGTGAAGTCCTTCTATATCCTGCTTTTGTTCACTAGAATAAATGGAAATTAATGGTCCATACTCGTTATTATCATGGAGAGAATCAGATGTCATATAAAGCACTAGTTCACTTGAATCTTGTTTGGACCACACATAATAATCTAAATGATCTTTTTCCACTATTGCTATTTCTGATGCACCCGCTACCCAGGACGTAGTCTTATTTTTCTCAGTCAACATAACCTCGAAGTTCATTGGTATAATCTCGTTTTCTAAATTAGAAAATTGTACAAACCAATCGTCAAACCACCATGCAGTTTCTTGACTATCTGTAAGGATAGCATACGTAAATGAAACGGTTGTTTTATTTTCTAAATAAATTCTATGTTCTCGCCCTTCATTTACAAGATTACAGTTATCACCATTCGCGGTTTTACACCGTAAATCTGAAATATTATGTGGAAGTTTGACGATAAAATTTGATTGCAACAAGTTAGATACTTTTTGCTCAATTAATATTTTTTCATTATTGTGGAATAGTTCAATTTCTGTATCCAAAGGAGTATGTTGCGCTATTTCTAAATTACTATTGTTTAATTTATATAAAATCCATTGATATCCTATTAATCCAGTTATTGTTACTAATAGCATCAATAATAGTACAGCCACTCGTTTAATCATTTTATAAAACCTCGTCGAATGTTTCCTTTTCTATACGATATCAAAAGTAGGTAAATTTTCATATGAATTTCTCAAAATTTTTTTGACCTTTTCAATTGTAATTGTTAAAGTAAATCGTATATAGAGAGGAGAGTATATTGCATGATACAACGCTTTATTGAGCTTGGAGAAGGTTATTCTGATTTATATGAGCTAATTGAAATGGCCAAAGTAAATCACAAAAGATTAGTACATTTGATGGCATTCAATTCAAAGATTAACGACGACGAAGTGACTTCACTAGCAGTCGTTTTACAACCAACAGACCCTGGAAATTTTCAGCCTATTTATATTTGTCGTGAGGGAATCCCAAATCCTGAAAAAAAACCAAATAAACGCTATGAACTATTTAAAGAAACAGCTCTTATGCTTGGTAAGGAAATTATTACACTTAAAGTTAAGCCATCCACTATATATCCAGAAAAAGAATTATATTACCAACATTTAATTGCGATTCTACGTTTGAACCATTATATTGCACCACTGCAATAAAAAACATGTCGAACCGAACCTGATACTGTATGAGGATAACTTGAAACGCCTTAAAAGCTCGCTTTTTTTAATACCTGTTAAAGTGAAAATACAAAAAATCCCCTACGGAAACTATTAAAGCTTTCGTGGGGATTTCATTAAATACCTATTTTATAATCATATTCCTTTGCTTTATCTGGTTTTGAATTTTCAAATTCAGTTTTTAGGAAAGGCTTATACGAAGGTTCAACCTTTCTTACAAAAGGCATTGCTTGAAGGCGGCTAATTGCACCTTCTACACGTTCCATATCCATATATATAACCGCATATTTCAACTTTTTGGATACATAATGAATATTCCCAAAGCGCTTGATCTGTTTAACTTGCTTTAATGAGTGTAGCCAAACAATTATTCCTTGACGATTACTAGAAATCATATTTTTATCTCCCTTTACACCTTCATGTAGTGAATAAGTAACATTCACTAGTGCTGTACAAGAAGTATGTTTACAAAACAATTACATCCTACTTGTCAGAATAGCATGAAGTTTCAAATGAAGCAAGTATTAACTGCAACCACAGCTGCCACCGCTACCGCAACCACCACTACTACAGCCACCACCCAATGTGTCAAAGAAAGGATCACCGGTTGGAACCTTTATATAATCAGATACAGACTTACCTATTAGTACACTGATTTCATCTAATAAAGACTGAACTTTTGTTTCGGATTGTTTAAAAGCAGCAACATGGCTGTTCAAATCCATTTCTCTTTTTAATGTGCGCGTTTCAGTTATCACTTGAAGGTAATCAGGATGATATCTTCCAAACCGGTGTACTTCATCATATTTCTCTTTCTGTTTAACAAACTTTTTAATCAAATTTATAGCAGTTTCGTCTTGACGCAATTTATATAAACATTGAAAGTATTCTTCAACGACTTCAGAACTTAAAATCATCTTCGAAAGTTGATCAGCATTATCTAATATATCAACTCTTTCTTTTGTTGCTAGCATTTCATAACACCTCCAACGTAATAATAACATGAATCCACTATACATACGAATGTTAGTAATGCACAATATTAACCTCTAATAGAAAAATTGGGCATATCTATTCTTTTATTATGCACCACTTTATTATTATATTATAAGCAAATCCATACAAATAGAAAGCTAGAAACTTTATCAAATAAGAATAATGTACCCTACCTTACATCCATGATACATTTTATTAAAATAAAAAACTCAGCCGTACAACAGACGACTGAGTTAATTTGGGACGGTAACCTCAAACTCTTTTTCAACCCCATAAGGAGTACCATCATTGTTTACAAGCTCTAGTTTTACTCGGTGTACACCTTTTGGTAAACCTTTCATGATAAATGCTGCAGTATATATATCATCGATCTTTTGATTATTTAAATAAAGTTTAATATATCCTGTACCTTGTTTATTAGCAACTTTTTCATTTCGTTTAGAAAAAGTAAAATTTGATATAACACATTCAACATATACATTATTGTCTCTCACTTCTTCTCTAACTGTCATTGGATATGGATTGCTTTTTGAGAAGACAGGTACACTTATTATAGAATCGTGATGTATTCGTTGATTATCTTCGACTCCGATTTGGTTACATCCCATGACAAAAGTCATTAAAAGGATTATATATTTGAGCATAGAAAAACCACCTTATTTCGTATTTTATATATATAGTGTTTGCCTATATTTATAAAAATATGAATGGGCTTTTCCTTTATCTAAAGATAAGAGCAGCAGTTCCGATACTTAGCCATTATTATTCTTTGACATAATCATCATATCCATTAACATACGTGCTAATTGAATTTGATTCTGCAGACGTTCTAACCTCTGTGGGAGAGTTCTTCCATAAAAAATTTTAGCTGCTTGCTCAATGTCATACATTTTTTCAGGATTTCTGCTTAACAACCGATACCAGATTGGCTTTTCTCTAACAAAGTTCAATAACTCGGGTTTAGATCTTAAGTATAATTGAATTTCACGGCGCAATTTTACTCAACTCCGAAACGTTAATCTTTTTGAAAAGAGAATGGATGTGGTCTATTATTGCTTTGATTTGAATTTTGTTTGCTACCTTGAAATTCTCTTATTAATTGTTGAACATTAGAAATAGCTCCACTTACATTGTTAATATGCTTTTGCATTTCATTCATATCTACATTTTTTATCAAAGAGAATATTTGCCCCATTAAATCAGAATCCTTTGTGGTAGCTTTTTGTTCTTTTTCTTTTTCTATTTCATTATGGCCACTCAAATATTTAGTCCACATGTCATCATCTTCACCGAACATATACCAATCTTCAAAAAAGTCTTGCCATGTTTTAGTATTGGCGCGAACTTCTTCAACCATTTTTGGATGCCGTTTAACAAATTCCTTAAATTCTTGGACTTTTGGATGTAGTTTACTCATTTTTTCACCCCATAATAAGAATTACTATAATTCCTTACTATAGGTTACTACCTAATACCATTAAAGGTGCGCCTAATTTTAACCGAACAGTGCAAATTACCTTATATGGACTTGTTTAGGTTTCGTTACCATGCCTGAATAAAGTTTTGTGTATAATATTTTTCATAAACGCCTACTCCCAAATGTGTAAAGCTTTCATTCAATAGTGTTCGACGGTGTCCTTCACTATTTAACCAGCCTTCAACTGCAGAAATCGCATCGACATACCTGGCTGCAATATTTTCCCCAGCCACTTTAAACATTACCCCACCTTTTATTAGTCGATCCGATAACCCACCATTCTTGGGAGAGCTATGTGAGAAATATTCTTGTTCAAACATTTCTCGTGAATGACTGTACGCAACCTCAGCTGTTTTCTCATCCCAGTTTACAAGCGGAAGACCATTTCTCATACGAATAACATTAGTCATATCTAAAATTTGCCGTGATTTCCCTTTTTCTATTTGTTCCCATTTATCTAAATCAATTCCCTCTGCATGAAATAATGTTCCCCGATAAACTAATTCATAGGGCCGAATTTTAACCAATGTTTTTTCATCGATAAACCTAACACTTGAAACCTTACCTGTAAATTTATCAATAAAAACTTGTGCCCAAATACCATTGAAATTTACAAGTGGTGCTGTGGCAAGATCGTCTTTTGTAAGTTCAAATCGATAAGAATTATTTTCCACTTCAAAGGCAACTTTCTCCTTAATCTCTGTAAAACTTTTTAGTTCTTCAAGTGTTTGTCCAATTTTAAAAGGACCGATCTGGTTATCCTCTCCCATTGCAAAAATAGTTACTACTCTATCATTCTCTACTCCAATTTGAAGGTAGTTTTCTAGTTTTTCATTATATATCCACCAGTTGTAGTCATATTCAGAAAAGTCGACACGCTGAGGTTGTCCTAAAAAAGCTGTAACATCTTTCGTTTTCTTTCCTATTAGATTGTATAGTGGCTGTTCTTTAGATTTAAGTATATCTTGTAAATCGTCAACTGCTTGTCCATTCTTTTCTGTTTGTTCGTTTAACTTTTCTGATACAGTATTGCTTTCAGTTATTTTGAATAACTGAGAATATATAATGATCAATGATAGTATAGTTATAGCTATAGTGAAGCCCAACAAATTTCGTTTCAAACCAAATTCCCCCCAACCTTTATCCACGCACTTTGTACATTATATAAAGCAAAACAAAAAATATTCATGCATTTTATGGGGGGATCCTATTGATTTGTTAAAAACAGAAAAAGCACCTCATACTAGAGGTGCCCAGAGTGTAGAGAAAGGGGTATTTTTTCTCTACACTCTTTTTTGTTTAATGAAAATTAACCTAATATAAATATGAGATAGAATAAGAAAATATCACTCCCAACCACCTAGCCAAGTTTCGCTAGATGGTTGGCAATCTTTTTCATATTCTGGCAAGCTGCTGTAAGTAGCACTTGCTCACTTGCATTTTTAATTCCTCGTAACCGGCAGTAGCGAAGCCCATGCAGTTCTTTTGAATCTGCAAAGCTTCGCTCTACGGTTTCTTTTCTATATTTATAAAGAATTTTTCCTCCTGAAGATAATCGGTTAAGTCTCACTTTATGTTCTTCCCAAACATGTCGTGTGACCACTTTTTGCTTATTTTTTGACCGTGTACATTGTTGTAGGAGAGGGCAATTTGTACATTTTTTAGAGTCGGATTTATATTCACGATATCCTTCCCTTGTTGTGGTACGATAATTTAATTGTTCACCATTGGGACAGACATATACATCTGTATCCGCATCATATGTAAATTTCCACTTTTGAAAAAGTCCTCTTGTCGGTTGATATCTTCTGTGGGCAATTACACCAAAGATCTCACGATCAAATAATCCCTTACATATTGGATTTGTTAAGTATCCAGAATCTAGTGCCACCGCTTCTACGTTAAAATCAAATCGTGAGATTTGACGATCTAATCGCTTGAGATAAGGAACTGAATCATGGACATTACCGGGAGTTACAAAGGCATCTGTTATAATATTGTATTTAATATCGGTTGTACGGTGGTCTAGATAACAGAACATTTCTTGCTTATTATCACGTGACATAAATCCACAATCCGGATCAGTTGTACTCTTCCGGATTTCTTTCGTTTCATTCACCTCCTCTTTTTCCTTTAGAGGCTTTTTTCCATGTTTTACTCGATCTTCCTCAATGGCTTTATTTAATTCCTCTACATATTCACGTGTCTCCACTTCAACTTCTTCTTTTATGAATTTATGCTTATTTGCATTTGCCTTTAAATGAGTTGAATCAGTAAACAAGACTCTCCCACCAACCATTTTATGATTAATGGCTTGCATAACACTTTCATCAAAGATCTCTTGAAAAATGTCAGTATCTTTAAAACGCATTCGACGGTTCCAACTAATAGTGGAGTGGTGTGGCACTGGATCAGTTAATTTAAGACCAAGAAACCAGCGGTAAGCAATGTTCATTTGTATTTCACGTTCAAGTTGTCTTTCTGAACGGATACCGTAAATATAACCAATAAACATCATCTTAAATAAAATAAGTGGATCCAACGAAGGACGTCCATTATCTTCGCAATAGTACGGTCGAACTCTTTCTGGAATAAATGAAAAGTCTATGTACTTATCGATTTTTCTTAATAGATGATCTTCAGGGACAAGGTCTTCGATAGATACAAATTCAACTTCGTTTTGAGTATTTTTTCTAGTGTTAAACATACTAATCACCATCCTATCTATATTACTTATATTATACCAAATTAACGCGGTGAATTGTTAAAGTTAATGTGAAAAAAATAGACTGTCGAGGGTTTCTCGACAGCCTGAGCACCTCATACTAGAGGTGCCAGTTTTGTTTTACATATGTGCTTCTGGTGGTTCTGAAATTTCGCTTAAAGCATATCCTGCTTGTTCATCTGATAACTTTTCAATCGCTAAGTCACCTAAAGCAACAATTCCAATTAATTGACCATTTTCTACAACTGGAAGACGGCGAATTTGCTTTTCGGCCATTATTCTTGCAGCTTCACTAACAGGTGTATCTGGCGTAACTGTGACTAACTCTTCACTCATTAAATTAGTAACTGAATTTGAACCCGAACGTTTTTCCGCAATCCCTCTAACTACAAGATCTCGGTCAGTGATCATTCCGACAAGTTGATTATTTTCAACAATTGGAATGGCACCAACGTTTAAGTCCTTCATTTTCACCGCTACTTCAAAAGCATTATCTAAGGGTGTACAATATTCCACATTATTTGACATTATATCACGTACACTTTTCAAAGTTGTCCCTCCATTCATTATTTTTGGATAAACATTTGTGTCCAGTAATGACGGTATGACCCACCTTTAGCATACCCTACACCTATTTGTGTCATTCTGGAATCTAAAATGTTTTTCCGATGACCAGGACTGTTCATCCACGATCTAACTACTTCTTGAGCAGTGGTTTGACCTGCTGCTATGTTTTCAGCTGCAGCTCGATATGAAATACCAAAATTCTTCATCATAGTAAATGGCGATCCATAGGTAGGTGAGGTATGACTAAAATAATTTTTATCTCTCATATCCGCTGACTTGAACCTAGCTACACGAGATAGTTCCCAATTTGCTGATAGAGCAGGAAGTCCATTTTTTGCTCGCTCTTGGTTTGTAAGCGAAATAACCGCTTCCTCTATGCTCTTAATATCGTTAATGAGCGGAATGGTAATCTTCTGCCCAGGATATATTAGAGCTGGGTTTTTTATGTGAGGATTAGCTTGAATTACTTCACTTAATCCAATTTGATACCTAACAGAAATCTTCCACATTGAATCTCCAGAACGGACAGTATATGTTGTCTGTGTTTGCGCGCTACCACTTGAAGCAAATGCAATAAGTGCAAAAAGGAATAGCGCGCTTATTATTAATTTCTTCACCAAGTGTTCCTCCCTCTTTATTAACAAGTTACTTCCTGATTATTTTCACCCAAAATTAAAAAAACATTTATATGTTTTTGACTGACTGAAAAATATCAGTTATTGCATCTTCTACTTTTTCATACTATTATAGATTTTAGAGTGTTTTGAATTTAGGAGGGATACATAATGAAATTTGAAGGTACGGGTATTGAAGATAAGGTTATTGATATTTCAATATTAAACCATATTATGCAAGATGCTGGTTTAGTTAGAGGAGAACAATGGGATTTTGAACGCATTAGCTATGATCGCAAATTTGAGAAATTAGATACAAAAGAAGTTTTTTACTTGCGCGTTCAAGCATTTGCAGTTGAGGGGAACGTTGATTCAAACCATGCCAAAGTAAAATTATTAACACCATTATTAGGAAAACACTATTATCCGCATGGGGTTGAATATGGAGAGGGAGAAAATTTTCCTAAAAACGTAGTAGATAGATCAAAAGCCATACTTGATAAAGTAAGCGCACAGATTGCCGAAGCTGCAAAATAAATACAAGCAAAAAAGCATGGACCTCAATGTGCCCATGCTTTTGTTTATCTAAGATTGATCTCTAAATTTAACCGAATCAACAAAAACGTTTACTGCGTGCACATCTACCCCCGTCATAATTTCAATTTCATTTTTTATTTTCTTTTGTAAATCAAAACAAACCTCGCTAATGCATGCACCATAATAAACTGATATTTTTATATCAATAGTAAGTTGGTCTTGAGTGTGATCAATTGTTATTCCTCGTTGATTGCCTTTTTTATTCACAACACGTACAAAATCGTCTTTAATATCAGATACTGTACTGGCAATATCTTCTATTTCGTTAATGACGATTGAAGATATGATAGCAAACACATTCTCTGTAATAGACAATGTACCCTTTTCCATTACCTTTTTAATCAATTTCGTTCCCCCCTGGAAAATTTCTTAAACATTACATTTTTGTTTAATACTATTCATTCTATAAATTTAATACTATAATATATACTATAGTTCTTTATTAAGAAAGGAAGTCACTGTTGCTAACAAATAAAACAAAACGTTACGTTCTAATTACGATCATTCTGATTGCTGTACTAGCTCTTTGTTTATTAATTTTACCGTTATCGATCCCTTTAATAATCGCTTTAATAACAGCATTAATATTAGAACCCTCTGTGAAATTTATACAGATGAAACTGAAGAATAAAAGAAAGCTTTCAGTATTAATTGTTTTTACCTTATTTCTTTTTTTACTCGTATTAGGTAACTATATACTCGTCACTAAAGTTGTTACAGAAGTTGTGCAGCTTGCTCAAAATGCACCTACATATATTAATGAAGTTAATAACTTGTGGTTAAAAGCAGAAAAGCAGCTCACAACTGCTGCGGAAGATTTACCAATAGAGGTAGTTACCGAAATTAGTGATCAAGTAGAAGGTTTTTTAACTAAAATGAGAACTGGTTTAACAGAAAAAGTGAATATAGACAATATCACAAAATTAATAACAAATATTCCAAATTACTTAGTTAGTATTATCGTCTATTTAATTGCTTTGTTTTTATTTATGCTCGAATTACCCAATTTAAAAGAACGAATATACGCACATTTTACACCTAAAACAGCTGACCGTGTTTCATTTATGACGTCTAGATTATACTATGTTGTGTTTGGTTTTTGTAAAGCACAATTCTTAGTAAGTATAATTATTTTTATTGTTTCATTAATTGGATTATTACTAATTGTTCCCGAGGTAGCCTTAATTATGGCCCTTATTATATGGGTTATCGATGTTATTCCCATTATTGGTTCCATTGTTATTATGTTACCTTGGTCCTTGTTTCAATTATTGACAGGAAATATTGCTGTAGGTACCCAGTTGGCTATACTTGGGGGCATACTTTTGGTAATCAGAAGAACAGTTGAACCTAAGGTGATGGGAAAACATATTGGCTTATCCCCACTTGCAACGTTAATTGCAATGTACCTTGGCTTAAAGCTATTTGGCATTTTAGGATTTATTATAGGTCCTCTAGTTATTATAGCTTTTAACTCTGCTAGAGAAGCTGGGATAATTAAAGTTAATTTTAAAATCTAAACCGAGAGGGAACTCTCGGTTTTTAAATTGCTTTTTTTAATTCCCAAAGTAGAAATCGGTCATCTTTATCAATACAGCACATCCCTAACTTCTCAAGGATACGAATCGAACCAAAATTCGTATCAACACATTCCGCTGTTATTTTATTTA
This genomic window contains:
- the ytvI gene encoding sporulation integral membrane protein YtvI → MLTNKTKRYVLITIILIAVLALCLLILPLSIPLIIALITALILEPSVKFIQMKLKNKRKLSVLIVFTLFLFLLVLGNYILVTKVVTEVVQLAQNAPTYINEVNNLWLKAEKQLTTAAEDLPIEVVTEISDQVEGFLTKMRTGLTEKVNIDNITKLITNIPNYLVSIIVYLIALFLFMLELPNLKERIYAHFTPKTADRVSFMTSRLYYVVFGFCKAQFLVSIIIFIVSLIGLLLIVPEVALIMALIIWVIDVIPIIGSIVIMLPWSLFQLLTGNIAVGTQLAILGGILLVIRRTVEPKVMGKHIGLSPLATLIAMYLGLKLFGILGFIIGPLVIIAFNSAREAGIIKVNFKI